AGATTCCCTGGGGAGTTTGGCTGTAAAAACTTTTGAAATGCTTCTTTATCCCCATCACCCTTACGGCATGCCCATCTTGGGCTCCAAGAAACTGATTTCTACCTTTAAGCCTGATAGCTTGGCAAAATTTTACAAATCTCTCTTGGTGCCTGGACAGATGGTGGCAAGCGTTGTGGGAGATTTCCAAACGGATGAAATCCTAGACTATCTTCAAGAAACGCTGGGAAGTTTGCCTGCCAATCCTAGAAAAAAGCCCAATATTAAAGCAGAGAAAGCTTCTGGCACCCTCAGGCAGAAAATTATCCGTAAAAATAAGATGCAAGCCCACTTAATACTGGGTTTTTTGGGAACCACACTTAAGAGTCGAGATCGTTTTGCTCTTGAAGTCATGAATAATATTTTGTCGGGGATGGGAGGAAGGTTGTTTTTGGAATTAAGGGACAAACAGTCGCTCGCCTATACTGTAAGCGCCATGCACACCGAGGGCTTGGAGCCTGGGTACATGGGTGTTTATATGGGCTGTGATCCAAGCAAGGTTGAAAAAGCCACCCAGGGAATACTCCACGAACTTCAAAAATTAAAAGACATTCCCGTTGAAAAGGAAGAATTGGAAAGAGCGCAAAACTATATTGCCGGTAACCATGAAATTGAATTGCAACGGAACGACACCCAATGTTCCCAACTTCTGTTTGACACTTTGTATGGAAATCCCCTGAAGGAATATGACGATTACGTCCATAAAATTTACGAAGTGACTTCAGGAGATATTCTGCAAGTGGCCCGAAAATATTTAAGACTGAATGCCTACTGCCTGGCTTTAATCCGGCCATAAACAATTTGTGGATTTGGATATAAGAAAATTGAAAACCAAATCCGGGCAGATGGATATCTGCCCGGATGTAAAAAATATTTGGCGAGTTAATTCGTGATATCAATGATGGTTAAGCCGGGTACGGGAACGTTTGGCACAGGCCCACGGCATAAATTGAGAGTGGAGCCGCCGCCATCCCGACTTTGCCTGACAGATTCATAAAGTGCTAAAGCATCAGCAATCGATAGCCCTGCATAATTGACTACCTTATCAGATGCCTCGATTCTCACGCCACACATGATTTTCAAGTCGTCATTATAACTACATCCCAAATAAAGCCTACTTCGCATATCTATTTCTATCTGATTAACATTGGCGTTGTTGGTGACACATACGGGGGGAGTATTCTCATGGGCTGTAACATCAGCCGCTATATCCCCCACAGGCACTACATTAAAGTTACTGTTTGTTTTGGGGGTAATGTTTCTGGATGCCTGCTTTGCTTGAGCATGAGTCAAACTCATTGTAAGTGTCATCAAGACAAAAAATAAAAAATATTTCTTCATAGGTTCTCCCTGGTTTAATTGTTAAAAACAATCCTTCCAAAGGAATAAGCAATTAAGATGCCAAGAATTTTATTTATAAATCTTGAATTAATTTATGGGCTTAAGTTAGTTACGTCGAATCCATACGAGAAAAATGGGAAAAAACTTCTTCTTAAAATGAGAATTTGTCAATCAAATGACATTTGAAGCAATGGCCATTTTTAAGTTTTTTTTAAGTTTTCTTCTGAAGAGAACAGGTCGAAAAAAATGAACTACTTATTTAATTTCCCTATGAGAGGCTTTGGTGGTGGTGACTTCGTCTTCGTTGTAACTGGTGAGGCCTTGAACGGCAGGGTCAATGGAGGGTTCTTCAGGCATGCTTAAGGAGCTTGTTGAAATTTTGGGACTTTCATCATGTAAAACTTGAATGATGTCATCCAAAAATCCCGGCTTGGCAATGTAGAGGCTGCCTTTGAGAAAACTGGCTATCCGTTTTAAGTCAGCGGGTAAACCCACGCCCATATTCACTTTCACAAGGGAAGACCCAATGATTTCTTTTTCTTTTCGTGGGAGCTCCTTATATTTTTTTAAGATATCGCTTTTGGTTATGGGGTTTGTCATAAAACTTGTCTTTAAAGATATCGCCATGTTATAGGCTTGCCCGTTATCCGTCAACTTCTTACAGGTTTTGGAAAATTCCCATGAGTGACACGATTAAAAAACTTTTTAATGATATCTCTCCCACTTACGACAAATTAAATCACTTGCTTAGTTTTAATGTCGATAAAAGATGGCGAAAAAAAACCGTAAAAACAATCAAGGCTTCTCCTGATACTCCCTTGGTGGCCCTTGATTTATGTGCCGGCACCTTGGACTTAACCCTTACTTTTCTTGAATCTTTTCCCAAAGCCCGGGTTCATGCCCTTGATTTTTCCCAAAACATGCTGGAAGTGGGAAAGAAAAAAATCCCTCCCCAATTTCAAAATCAGGTATCCCTTCATTGTGCCGATGCTCTCAAAATGCCCTTTCCTGATGATTTTTTTGATCTTGTTTTTTGCGGTTATGGGTTTCGTAATCTCGACGACAAACAAAAAGGGCTTTTCGAAATAAACCGTGTCCTTAAAAAAGGAGGAGAAGTCCTCATTCTCGATTTCTTCAAGCCAGCCAATATTTTTTCAAAACTTTTCCATACGACTTACGGACAGTTTTTGCTTCCCTTGGTGGGAGGAGTTATTTCAGGGAATCGCCAAGCTTATCAATATCTCAATGATTCCGTGAAAGGGTTTTTAACCACAAATGAGTTAAAAGAACTCTTCAAAAAACAAAATATCAGAAGTGAGGACAGTATTCATTACTTTATGGGTATTAGTTCCCTTGTTGTGGGAGTGAAGTCATGAAAATTGTTGTTGCCATTACGGGGGCCAGTGGATCCATTTATGCCAGGCAGGTTCTTCAATTTTTAAAGGAAACCAGACACGAAGTTTTTGTCGTCTGTTCTGATAATGGGGCAGCCATTTTTAAAGATGAAACAGGCTTAAACATCCACGAGTTTGGTTTTGTCCTTTGTGACAATAAAAATTTTAACGTTCCTTTTGTTTCCGGTTCAGCCCGATTTGATGCCATGGTTGTTATTCCCTGCAGCATGGGAACTTTGGGACGCATCGCCCATGGGGTTTCTGGTGATGTCATTACCCGGGCTGCCGATGTTTTCTTGAAAGAAAAACGAAAACTTATTCTGGTTCCAAGAGATACCCCTTTTTCCCTCATCCACATTGAAAATTTGAAATTGTTATCCCTGGCTGGAGCCACCATTATCCCCGCCATTCCTTCTTATTATAGCCACCCACAAACTGTAGATGCCTTGGCAGCCACGGTCACGGCAAGAGTACTGGATCATTTGGGCTTTGAGAACCATCTCATGAAACGCTGGAAGGAAGAATGAAAAAGAGGCTTCAATCCATCAGACACACATTTGGAATGATCAAGTTTTCGCATTCGATTTTTGCAATCCCCTTCGCCTTGGTTTCTCTTTTTGAAGCGTCTGGGGGCTGGCCCGGATGGCGATTATTCATTTTAATTGTGGTGGCCATGATCCTGGCCCGCAATACGGCCATGTCCTTTAACAGACTTGTCGATGCAAAAATTGATTCAAAAAACAGTCGAACGGCCACACGTCATATCCCTGCGGGTTTAGTGAGCCGCAAATTTGTTTTCATTTTTTGTATTATCAATGCCCTTTTGTTTGTAGGGACAAGTTCATTATTCAACCGTCTAACCCTTCTCCTTTCTCCTGTGGCTTTGGGTATTATCTATTTTTACTCTTTCACCAAAAGATTTACATCTGCCGCTCAAGTTTTTTTGGGGTTATCTTTGGGCATTGCCCCCATTGCCAGCTGGATTGCTGTTACGGGAACTCTTGCTCCATTTCCCATTGTCTTGGGAGGAGCGGTCTTGTTTTGGGTGGCCGGTTTCGACATGATTTATGCCACACAGGATTATGCCCACGACAAAAAAGAAGGACTTCATTCATTAATCGTAAAACTGGGACTTGCGCGTGGATTAGTTGTTTCCCGTTTTTTTCATTTTTTAACGGTCATTTTGTTGGGCCTTCTTCCCCTCTATGGAAATTTGGGGAGTATCTATTCGGTGACTGTCCTTGTTGTGGCCGTCCTTCTTGTTTATGAGCACACCCTTGTCAAAGCCCATGATTTGTCAAAAGTGAATGCGGCTTTTTTTACCGTGAACGGATTTGTGGGAATGATTTACCTGGTCGGGTTTTTAATGGATAAAATAATTGGGTAAATTTGAGAAGAAGTTCTTAAGCGGGTTTAGTGGGAAGTGTAAAATAAAATTCGGAACCTTTACCAAGGATTGAATCAACCCAGATACGCCCCCCGTGCAGTTCAACGATTTTTTTGGCCACGGATAGCCCCAGCCCTGCACCCCCGTAGGTTCTTTCGATGGAACCGTTTCCCTGACAAAACTCCTCAAAAATCTTTTCGTGATCGGATTCTTGAATGCCCACGCCGGTATCCTTGACACAAATTTTTGCCATTTCCCCGCTTCGCCCCACATGAACCTCTATCTGGCCCCCATCGGTGAACTTGACAGCGTTCCCCAACAGATTCATCAAGACAATGCGCACCTGTTCTTCGTCGCCATAGATGGGTAAATGTTCATGCACAAAACATTGAAACTCGTTATTTTTGGAAGTGATGATCCCTTCAAACAATAAAGCCACTTCCTGAATCATTTTGGAGATATTGATCTTTTTGACATCCAGTTCCTGCTTGTGGGATTCAACTTTAATCAGGGAAAGAATATTGTCCACAATCTCCAAAAGGGACTCGCCGGCCGATTTTATCATGGAAAGATGGCGTTTTTGATCTTCGTTGATGGGGCCATCGGCTTCTTCCATGATGAGATCGGTCATGCCCAAAATTCCGTTGAGGGGGGTTCTTAATTCGTGGGTGACATTGGCCATGAGCTGGCTTTTAAGCTCGGTCATTTCAGCGAGTTTCTTGTTTTGGTTGATGACCCTGTTATACAAAAGGGCATTGGAGATATTGTGGGCCAGCCAATAAGCCAAGAGATGCAAAATGGTCTTGTCATCTTCCTGGTATTCACTTTGATGAAGGGAGCGCCCCACATTCAAAAGGGCCACCCATTGACCATTTAAAATAAGAGGTACAACAGCCACACACGAAATTTGGGTGAAATAATGGACGGCTGCCGAGCGGATGTCGACGTAGCGTTGTTCATGAACGGTTTCATCTTTAAGAACCACGGACTGTGTTTGTTTGAGATAGTTGATAAACTCATAATCCCCTGCAATGGATACGTTAATGGGCTTTTCTCCCAGCCATTTTTTTAAAATGAATGTGTTGGATTCGGATTGATAGACAAACAAGGAACCATGAGAAGCTTCAACGACGTTAAGCACGGTACGTAAGATAATATCAATGTTATCCGAACCGCGCTCCAAAGTTTCAAGTTGAAGCATGATTTTTTTAAAAACTTGTTCGTAATCGTAATGTTTTTTGCGTGGGGAAGAAAACTTGAACATCGGGTGTTATTCTAATGAAACTATGGTTTACGATCAAGTGCTGAAGGTGACAAATAATAGAAATCGATCCCTTCTACCGTTTTTCGGCGAACATAATGGTTGTCGTAAAGAAATTTTTGCAACAACTCGTAGCGGGATACAGGGTAAGTTCCAAAATTTCGGTGATTAGCGCCCGATGTATCCAAAAATAACACGGGGGGACGCACAAAAAAATCACTTATCAGCTTTTTCCAGTTTTCAGGGCTGATACTGTCTAAAATTTCTGCAATGGTCAAAAGTTCTTTTTCATTTAACGAATGGGCCAGGGCTTTGGGCGCCTGTCTTAATTCACCTTGATGATCCCCCAGTCTTAAGTCCTGGATGATACTGTCGGGGAGGGTAAGTGTTTTTCCTGTGGCACGCATGTATTCCATGGCAGGGGAACCCGGAGAAAAACCGGCCAGCTTATCAGCCCATATTTGGGTGCTGGCTGCCTCTCGCTTTGAATAAAAATAAATCTGGGGGGCCAATCCCCAGACATAAATTCGATCGGAGGGTTTGGTTGTTTGAATCACTTCATCGATCACTTTTTGGGAAATCTCGTTTTTCAGACTGAATTGAAAAAGACCATCGGCTGAAAAACCGGCCACGGAAATAAAAGTATAAAGGGCAAAACCTTTTAAAAGGAGATTGGGGACTCCTTCTTTTAGTTTAGAGATCATTGAAACAGAGGCCAGTAAGGCAAGTGTGGGCAGTAAAAATACAAAATAATGAAAAAACACCCTTTTCCCCAAAGTGGTGACCACAAATAAACACAAAAAAGTCATGACCAGGTAAATGATTTCAGCTTTTTTCAGGAAAAATTTTCGTACAGCCCCAAAAGCCATGAACCACAAAGGAAAAGCGGCAAGGGCGAGCAAAAAGGATCTTAAGGCCAGTTTGGCGAATAAATAAGCAAAACCGATATTGTCATAAGCCCGGATGTACCCTTCTTTTACATTCGTGATATTTTTTATGGCCATGAAGAAACCGGCCACAGGGTCTTCTATAAAGGCAAAGGGAAAAGCCAGGGCCAAAATCAGGCCACAAGCAATGCAACTGATGATAACAAGCCACGAGCCTTCAATCACAAGGGCTACCAGGATCATGGGAAGAACCATGATGCCTGACGGAGCTTTAAAGAGAGCCGACAAGCCAACACAAAATCCCGCCAAGACAAAGGCCGCCTTTTCCTTGGTGCGCATGGCCCTTAAAAAACAAAAAAGGCTCATTGCCGCAGGTAACAGGGACAGGCTTTCTGCCAAGGCCGCATGAAAATCCTTGCTTAAGAAAGCAACTGAAAAAACGGCATAAAAAGTGGCAGCCCAAAACCCACCCTTGTTTTTTTGGTTTAATTCACGACCTGCCCAATAAATAAAGAAGGTGGTAAGCGACACCCAAACGGCATGAGCCATGTGCAAGGCGACCAGATTGTACGAACCAAAAATCCGGGAAATAACAATATAGAATCCATAGGTCAGATAATAAGTGTTGCCTAAAAGCCACTGACTCGAGAGTCTTCCATCCAAAATAAATTTGGAAAAAATAAAGTTGGTGATTTCATCAACATTGTAATGATTGACAAAAAAGGAAGGAGTTCGAAGCAAAAAGGCCAAAAGGCACGGGAACCAGAAGCTTTCGGAGAGAGCACGATAAGGGGATTGTTGCATAGGCAAGGAAATTATCCGCAAAGTTCCAGATAACCCTTGGCCACGGTCTGCCAATTAAAATCAAGGGCCATGCGCTGGGAAGCTTTGGCCATGGTATCTAAAAGATCATTTTTATGGGCTAAATGGATGATTTTTTCTGCCAGTTTTTGGGCGTCCCCCGGGGAAACAAGATATCCATTTTCACCTTCCAAAACAATTTCCCGCGAGCCGGCAATGTCTGTGGCGATAACAGGAAGCCCTGCAGCCATGGCCTCCAAAACAACATTGGGCATTCCCTCATAAAGTGAAGGCAGAACAAACAAATCGGCCTTGGCATAAAAATTCTTGAGCCCCTCTTGTTCAATCCAGCCAGCAAAGCTCACAAAATGTTTCAAACCAAAAGTCCTTACCATGGTTTCAAGATCTTTTCTTTCGGGGCCATCCCCAACAAGGGTGAGATGAATGGGAAGGCCTTTATCCTTTAATTGAAGCATGGCTTCAAGAAGCACATCAAAGCCCTTTTGAGGAGTCATTCGGCCCACACTTAAGATATTGAATTTTTCAGGATTAAAATTTTGTAGGGATATTTCATCTTCTGAGAGATTTAAACGGAAAAGAGAGGTGTCCACACCGTTGGGAATCATTTCAATGGGCACTTTTCTTTCCGCCTTGGAAGCCATTTCTTTTAATCCTTCACTGTTGGCCACAACATAAAGGGCTTTGCGCCACAGGAAGCGAATAACGGGAAGTAAAAGGGTGTGATAAAGGGCCAGCTGTTCTTTCATGAAGCCGGGGACATCCCCCCCGCGCAAAGAAATAATATAAGGCACCTTATAAACAAGTTTGGCCAAATAAGCTGAAGGTCCGCAGGGAATGGTAAAAAAAGCAATGGTACGATCCGGTCTGAAAGAGCGGACCCATTTTAAAGTATGGAAAAAAGAGGAAACCATGAAGGCGGCCATTTCGTAGATGCGGCATTTTTCCTTGTGTTTACGAAGTGTCGGAATACGAACAATGCGATACCCCTCTTTTTCTTCCTGTGAGGGCAAATCTTTAAATTTTGAAGTTAAGACAAGAACATCGTGTCCCAGAGCCGCCATCTCTTTGGCCATTTGAGCGTTGGCGCGTCCCCCACCCCCTCCTAAAGGAGGAAACTCGTAATTGATGAACAGAAGTTTCATAGAGTATCTCTTATCGGCTTTCCTTTTAGAAAAGTTCGTTCTTTTTAAAGGATTTCGAACGTTTTAGCAACCAAAAAAACAGAGGGGTCAAATGATAAGTTATTGATTTTATTAAAATTGTTTCTTTTTAAAGAAGGCGGAACCTTTAATTGGATAGTCCTAGAACCTGGCTTAAAACAAATTGCTTTCGCACTTTTTCATCTTTTTTGCCCGTGGGTTCATCATAATCAACCGCTCCCATATTGGTATCCACCGAAACAATTTGACCATCAAACTGGGCCAGTGGGCTCATTCCGAAGGCTCCACCTACTGCAATGACAATAATTTTACCCGGTATTTGATAGATCACTGCTGTTTTATCCCCTATGGAAGAAGGATAAAAAGGTCCCACGGGCCCTTCTCCCTGATAAAGATTCATCCCCTCCTTTTTTTCACACGAATAAAGATTGATTCCGGAAAAAGTTTTTGTGGCAGGTTCTAGAGATGTTTCATTCACAAGGGTCTGGTTCCATAAATATAAAAGAAGATCCGAATTCGGTCTGTAAACTTCAAACTTGGCATCTTTTAATTCTTTAAGCGGAATTTTTTGACCATGACGAAATAAATACAAACCTTCGCTTGTGGCTGCCAGGCGATCCCCTGTTTGTTCGTCTGTGAGTAAAAAAGGAACTTCAAGAGGAGTGATTAAATCTTTAAAGACAGGCATCGTCCTTACAGAGGCCAGATCATTATCGTAATGAACGCGATAAGTCATATAGGCCGCATCTTTTTCAAACAAGGGCTTCAAGGTGT
Above is a genomic segment from Deltaproteobacteria bacterium GWA2_45_12 containing:
- a CDS encoding 3-octaprenyl-4-hydroxybenzoate carboxy-lyase, with translation MKIVVAITGASGSIYARQVLQFLKETRHEVFVVCSDNGAAIFKDETGLNIHEFGFVLCDNKNFNVPFVSGSARFDAMVVIPCSMGTLGRIAHGVSGDVITRAADVFLKEKRKLILVPRDTPFSLIHIENLKLLSLAGATIIPAIPSYYSHPQTVDALAATVTARVLDHLGFENHLMKRWKEE